The following are from one region of the Rhizobium sullae genome:
- a CDS encoding ArsR/SmtB family transcription factor, whose translation MPLPKTEPGITGQELQKLAAKAHEASDLLKAMAHQTRLLILCILANEEKTVSQIEELLGVQQAMVSQQLARLRMEGLVNTRRAGRLIYYSIGNANITIFMDLLFGMFEAPDVG comes from the coding sequence ATGCCCTTGCCGAAGACCGAGCCGGGAATAACCGGCCAGGAACTGCAGAAGCTTGCCGCCAAAGCCCACGAAGCGAGCGATCTGCTGAAAGCAATGGCACATCAGACCCGGCTTCTCATTCTCTGCATCCTCGCCAATGAGGAAAAGACGGTCAGCCAAATCGAAGAATTGCTCGGTGTACAACAAGCGATGGTTTCGCAGCAGCTTGCGCGGCTGCGCATGGAAGGCCTCGTGAACACGCGCCGGGCAGGCCGGCTAATCTATTACAGCATCGGCAATGCCAATATAACGATCTTCATGGATTTGCTCTTCGGCATGTTTGAAGCGCCCGACGTTGGCTGA
- a CDS encoding SDR family NAD(P)-dependent oxidoreductase, which translates to MFHPKLFENRNVVVTGAGRGIGLEVARQFLDCGAHVLVHTGRNSERNLPDFLLTAEQERRAVLVAADFLSPNGTAAFAAKALDTFGAVHVLVNNAGTMVGRFPAGALTDGEYDTIVRLNQTSVVELTRVLLPALRAAHGAAIVNTVSISAMTGGSPGSAIYSASKAFVSTYSKALARELAPDAIRVNCVSPGTIETDFHGRYSSPEKLEQTRKGIPLQRLGTAEDCAPAYLFLAAPSLSGYITGQVLEINGGQLIC; encoded by the coding sequence GTGTTTCACCCCAAACTTTTTGAAAATCGCAATGTTGTCGTGACCGGCGCAGGGCGTGGAATCGGCCTCGAAGTCGCGCGGCAGTTCCTGGATTGCGGCGCGCACGTCTTGGTTCACACTGGCCGGAATAGCGAAAGGAATTTGCCGGACTTCCTGTTGACGGCAGAGCAGGAGCGACGCGCAGTTCTCGTTGCAGCCGATTTTCTGTCGCCGAACGGCACGGCTGCTTTCGCAGCGAAAGCTCTGGATACTTTTGGCGCGGTGCATGTGCTCGTCAACAACGCCGGCACGATGGTTGGCCGGTTTCCCGCAGGCGCGTTGACGGATGGAGAATACGACACGATCGTCAGGCTCAATCAGACATCCGTCGTTGAGCTTACGCGCGTTCTGCTGCCGGCTTTGCGGGCGGCCCACGGCGCGGCGATTGTCAACACGGTTTCGATCTCCGCGATGACAGGCGGTAGTCCCGGCTCCGCGATCTATTCCGCCTCCAAGGCATTCGTCTCTACCTATTCCAAAGCGCTCGCACGCGAACTGGCGCCGGATGCAATCCGGGTCAATTGCGTATCCCCGGGCACGATCGAAACCGACTTTCACGGGCGTTATTCCTCGCCGGAGAAGCTGGAGCAGACCCGCAAGGGCATACCGCTGCAACGTCTCGGGACTGCCGAGGATTGCGCACCTGCCTATCTCTTTCTGGCTGCGCCATCGCTTTCCGGTTACATCACGGGGCAAGTGCTCGAAATCAATGGCGGCCAGCTTATCTGCTGA
- a CDS encoding DeoR/GlpR family DNA-binding transcription regulator, whose translation MFLSGRQTEILDIAKAEGRVLVDDLATRFSVTPQTIRKDLNDLCDGHVLTRIHGGAIFPGGTENVKYEARRSIAAGEKLAIGRATADIIPDKASLFINIGTTTEAVGEALVDHHELMVITNNINVASRLRLFPSIEVVIAGGVVRHSDGGIVGEAAVDFIRQFKVDYAVIGASAIDPDGALLDFDFREVKVAQAIMANARHVVLVADSTKFERTAPVRIGHLSQVHTFVTDDCNVESLRKVCAESNINLIETSEKTLP comes from the coding sequence ATGTTTCTGTCCGGACGGCAGACGGAGATTCTCGATATCGCCAAAGCCGAAGGCCGCGTGCTGGTCGATGATCTGGCAACGCGCTTCTCCGTCACGCCGCAGACCATTCGCAAGGACCTGAACGACCTTTGCGATGGACACGTGCTGACGCGTATTCACGGCGGGGCAATTTTTCCGGGCGGGACAGAGAACGTGAAATACGAGGCACGCCGCTCGATCGCCGCCGGTGAAAAACTCGCGATCGGTCGCGCGACCGCTGACATTATTCCCGACAAAGCTTCGCTCTTCATCAATATCGGAACGACGACCGAGGCAGTCGGGGAAGCGCTGGTCGATCACCACGAACTGATGGTGATCACCAATAACATCAACGTTGCCAGTCGTTTGCGTCTGTTTCCCTCGATCGAGGTCGTCATCGCGGGCGGCGTAGTGCGCCATTCAGATGGCGGCATCGTCGGCGAAGCAGCCGTCGATTTCATCCGGCAATTCAAGGTCGATTATGCCGTCATCGGCGCTTCGGCGATCGATCCGGACGGTGCGCTTCTCGACTTCGATTTCCGCGAAGTGAAGGTCGCCCAAGCCATCATGGCGAATGCGCGCCACGTCGTCCTTGTTGCCGACTCCACCAAATTCGAGCGCACGGCTCCGGTGCGCATTGGCCACCTGTCGCAGGTCCACACCTTCGTTACTGACGACTGTAATGTCGAATCGCTCAGGAAGGTCTGCGCGGAAAGCAACATTAATCTGATCGAAACCTCGGAAAAGACACTGCCATAG
- the soxR gene encoding redox-sensitive transcriptional activator SoxR, with the protein METISSTNFSRLLTVGEVAERSGLAVSALHFYEAKGLISSMRSRGNQRRYGRDVLRRLGIIKVAQRVGIPLAEIQGAFDTLPQGRTPTAGDWQKLSQIWKDDLDSRIKRLTLLRDRLTGCIGCGCLSIESCPLRNPCDKLGKEGTGARLLEEA; encoded by the coding sequence ATGGAAACAATTTCATCGACCAATTTCAGCAGGCTTCTGACTGTAGGCGAAGTGGCGGAGCGCAGCGGACTGGCGGTCTCGGCGCTGCATTTCTACGAGGCCAAGGGTCTGATTTCGAGCATGCGCTCGCGCGGCAACCAGCGGCGTTACGGGCGCGATGTCCTGCGTCGTCTCGGCATCATCAAGGTGGCACAGAGGGTCGGCATACCGCTGGCTGAAATTCAGGGGGCTTTCGATACCCTGCCGCAGGGGCGAACGCCGACGGCAGGCGATTGGCAGAAGCTCTCGCAGATATGGAAGGACGATCTGGATTCGCGAATCAAACGGCTGACGCTGCTTCGCGATCGCCTGACCGGTTGCATCGGCTGTGGTTGCCTGTCTATCGAAAGCTGCCCATTGCGAAACCCTTGTGACAAACTGGGCAAGGAGGGAACCGGTGCGCGCCTGCTGGAGGAGGCTTAG
- a CDS encoding NADPH-dependent FMN reductase, translated as MKTAIKVGVIYGSIRQGRICDRVVKWLTRQLVLYPLIDLDIIDPLDFDLPSQHDDVHREVKRLASRLNAVDAFIVVTPEYNHSFTAALKFVLDSFNEPWHGKPVAFVSYGGISGGLRAVEQLRLVFAELHAVTVRDTVSIAAPWNRFDEDGNLDRPEEALKLLARMMARLQWWAHALTAARAEKPYRSIAA; from the coding sequence ATGAAAACAGCCATCAAAGTCGGCGTCATCTACGGAAGCATACGGCAGGGCCGGATATGCGACCGGGTGGTGAAATGGCTGACCCGGCAGCTTGTACTCTATCCGCTGATCGACCTCGATATCATCGATCCGCTCGATTTCGACCTGCCTTCCCAGCATGATGACGTTCATCGCGAAGTAAAGCGTCTCGCGTCCCGTCTGAACGCGGTGGACGCCTTCATCGTTGTCACGCCGGAATATAATCACAGCTTCACAGCGGCACTCAAATTCGTGCTCGATTCGTTCAACGAACCCTGGCATGGAAAACCTGTGGCCTTCGTATCCTATGGAGGCATCTCGGGCGGTCTGCGTGCTGTCGAGCAGCTGCGGCTTGTCTTCGCCGAACTCCATGCCGTCACCGTGCGTGACACCGTAAGCATTGCGGCACCTTGGAACCGCTTCGATGAAGACGGCAACCTCGATCGGCCCGAAGAAGCGCTCAAGCTTCTCGCCCGGATGATGGCAAGGCTGCAATGGTGGGCGCATGCCCTGACTGCCGCGCGCGCCGAGAAGCCCTACCGGAGCATCGCCGCCTGA
- a CDS encoding acyltransferase family protein, with protein sequence MERERRLAGADAMRAAACLLVLIHHLVLRIDIKQVDPGEQSAFVIARFGNFGVAIFFVLSGYLLARPFWRALDERRPLPDVKTYATRRAARILPGYWVALTAGFVLSLTLFGHPPTAELAMRYLAGFLLMSQWHWRTFFPVEGNGPLWSIPFEATCYILLPLCMLALHHFSRPLPRFATRLLWLGTIATALVLQWLVVNAFQPDDVQRGWQFGMAGGAKEWMPRYNPIGFFAIFALGIFASGVETILPERKVVFFDILACLAIAGSAAALVSAADGPWEAYGWLGVPHSFPLFPIAIAAALVSLAHALWLGNFLDNRALRFTAKISFGIYIWQDPVISALKVLFPSAFGPIGDNLLYGWLLWSLLAAALVLVVGSLSYIFIERPVLLRADAVPR encoded by the coding sequence ATGGAGAGAGAGCGGAGGCTGGCAGGCGCAGATGCCATGCGTGCGGCTGCGTGTCTGCTTGTGCTCATTCATCATCTCGTCCTGCGCATCGACATCAAGCAGGTGGATCCCGGCGAACAATCGGCCTTCGTCATTGCCCGCTTCGGCAATTTCGGCGTGGCGATCTTCTTTGTTCTGAGCGGCTATCTGCTGGCGCGCCCTTTCTGGCGCGCGCTGGATGAGCGCCGTCCGTTGCCGGATGTGAAAACCTACGCCACACGCCGAGCGGCACGCATCCTGCCGGGTTACTGGGTGGCGCTGACCGCAGGCTTCGTTTTGAGCCTCACGTTGTTCGGACATCCGCCGACGGCCGAACTTGCCATGCGTTATCTCGCAGGATTCCTTCTCATGAGTCAGTGGCATTGGCGAACTTTCTTTCCCGTCGAAGGGAACGGACCGCTCTGGTCGATTCCCTTCGAAGCAACCTGTTATATTTTGCTACCGCTGTGCATGCTTGCTCTTCATCACTTCAGCCGTCCGCTGCCGCGCTTCGCTACGCGTCTCCTTTGGCTTGGCACCATAGCCACCGCTCTTGTCTTGCAGTGGTTAGTCGTCAACGCCTTTCAGCCGGACGACGTACAGCGCGGCTGGCAGTTCGGGATGGCGGGCGGTGCGAAGGAATGGATGCCGCGTTACAATCCGATCGGCTTCTTTGCGATTTTCGCGCTCGGTATCTTTGCTTCGGGCGTCGAGACAATCCTGCCGGAGCGAAAGGTAGTTTTCTTCGATATCCTCGCCTGCCTCGCTATAGCTGGTAGCGCTGCCGCCCTCGTTTCAGCTGCGGACGGACCTTGGGAGGCCTATGGCTGGCTCGGAGTTCCTCACAGCTTTCCGCTCTTTCCGATCGCTATAGCAGCGGCGCTTGTCTCGCTGGCGCACGCGCTATGGCTAGGGAATTTTCTCGATAATCGAGCGCTCCGCTTCACAGCGAAAATCTCATTCGGCATCTACATCTGGCAGGATCCGGTCATTTCAGCCTTGAAGGTGCTTTTTCCTTCCGCCTTCGGCCCGATCGGCGATAACCTTCTCTACGGCTGGCTGCTCTGGTCGCTCCTCGCAGCAGCACTTGTGTTGGTCGTCGGAAGCCTTAGCTATATTTTCATCGAACGGCCGGTCCTACTGAGAGCCGACGCCGTTCCACGTTGA
- a CDS encoding F0F1 ATP synthase subunit epsilon translates to MADNFNFELVSPERLLLSEMVTEVVIPATEGEMTVMANHAPAMTTIKPGIVSVRSSGGSKQDYVVFGGFADILPTGCTLLAESAVAVEDLTKDELTRRIEAAKKELEDALHHEHKSRLEHFIMELTHMRGIVQQD, encoded by the coding sequence ATGGCTGACAATTTCAATTTTGAACTCGTATCTCCGGAGCGTCTGCTCCTGTCGGAGATGGTGACGGAAGTTGTCATTCCGGCAACAGAGGGCGAGATGACCGTCATGGCGAACCACGCCCCGGCGATGACGACCATCAAGCCGGGTATCGTCAGCGTCCGCTCCAGCGGCGGCTCCAAGCAGGACTACGTCGTTTTCGGCGGTTTCGCCGACATCCTGCCGACCGGCTGCACGCTGCTTGCAGAATCTGCCGTCGCGGTCGAAGATCTTACCAAAGATGAGCTGACCCGTCGGATTGAGGCTGCCAAGAAGGAGCTCGAGGATGCCCTGCATCACGAGCATAAATCCAGGCTTGAGCATTTCATCATGGAACTGACGCATATGCGCGGCATCGTCCAGCAGGATTGA
- the atpD gene encoding F0F1 ATP synthase subunit beta, which translates to MARAATPKAAAKTAAKKTATGSVGRVTQVIGAVVDVAFFEGELPAILNALETTNMGNRLVLEVAQHLGENEVRTIAMDSSEGLVRGQEVVDTGAPISVPVGPETLGRIMNVIGEPVDEAGPLVTASRRAIHQDAPSYVEQSTEAQILVTGIKVVDLLAPYAKGGKIGLFGGAGVGKTVLIMELINNVAKAHGGYSVFAGVGERTREGNDLYHEMIESGVNKHGGGEGSKAALVYGQMNEPPGARARVALTGLTVAENFRDQGQDVLFFVDNIFRFTQAGSEVSALLGRIPSAVGYQPTLATDMGQMQERITTTTTGSITSVQAIYVPADDLTDPAPATSFAHLDATTVLSRSIAEKGIYPAVDPLDSTSRMLDPMVVGEEHYEVARKVQSTLQRYKALQDIIAILGMDELSEEDKLAVARARKIERFLSQPFFVAEVFTGSPGKLVALEDTIKGFKGLVNGEYDHLPEAAFYMVGSMDEAIEKAKKLSAAA; encoded by the coding sequence ATGGCTAGGGCAGCTACCCCGAAGGCGGCAGCGAAGACCGCCGCTAAGAAGACCGCCACAGGCTCTGTCGGCAGGGTCACACAGGTTATCGGCGCCGTCGTCGACGTTGCTTTTTTCGAAGGCGAACTGCCGGCGATTTTGAACGCGCTCGAAACCACCAACATGGGCAACCGTCTGGTTCTGGAAGTTGCGCAGCACCTCGGCGAAAACGAAGTCCGCACGATCGCCATGGATTCGTCCGAAGGTCTGGTGCGCGGCCAGGAAGTCGTCGACACCGGCGCTCCAATTTCGGTTCCAGTCGGCCCGGAGACGCTCGGCCGCATCATGAACGTCATCGGCGAGCCGGTTGATGAAGCCGGTCCGCTGGTCACCGCTTCCAGGCGTGCGATCCATCAGGACGCACCGTCTTACGTCGAGCAGTCGACGGAAGCACAGATTCTCGTCACCGGCATCAAGGTCGTCGACCTTCTGGCTCCGTACGCCAAGGGCGGCAAGATCGGCCTCTTCGGCGGTGCCGGCGTCGGCAAGACGGTTCTCATCATGGAACTGATCAACAACGTCGCCAAGGCGCACGGTGGTTACTCGGTGTTTGCAGGCGTCGGTGAACGCACCCGCGAAGGCAACGACCTCTATCACGAAATGATCGAATCGGGCGTCAACAAGCATGGCGGCGGCGAAGGTTCGAAGGCCGCCCTCGTCTACGGCCAGATGAACGAACCGCCGGGTGCTCGCGCTCGCGTCGCTCTGACCGGTCTGACGGTTGCTGAGAACTTCCGCGACCAGGGCCAGGACGTGCTGTTCTTCGTCGACAATATCTTCCGCTTCACGCAGGCGGGGTCGGAAGTGTCGGCTCTGCTCGGTCGTATTCCTTCGGCTGTGGGTTACCAGCCGACACTCGCAACCGACATGGGCCAGATGCAGGAACGCATCACGACGACGACGACCGGCTCGATCACCTCGGTTCAGGCTATCTACGTTCCGGCCGACGACTTGACCGACCCGGCTCCGGCAACCTCGTTCGCACACCTTGACGCAACGACCGTTCTGTCGCGCTCTATTGCTGAAAAGGGCATCTATCCGGCCGTTGACCCGCTTGACTCTACGTCGCGCATGCTCGACCCGATGGTCGTCGGCGAAGAACACTACGAAGTTGCCCGTAAGGTTCAGTCGACGCTGCAGCGCTACAAGGCCCTGCAGGACATCATTGCGATCCTTGGCATGGACGAACTGTCTGAAGAGGACAAGCTCGCCGTCGCCCGCGCCCGCAAGATCGAGCGCTTCCTGTCGCAGCCGTTCTTCGTTGCCGAAGTCTTCACCGGTTCGCCGGGCAAGCTGGTTGCTCTCGAAGACACGATCAAGGGCTTCAAGGGTCTCGTCAACGGCGAATACGACCACCTGCCGGAAGCTGCCTTCTACATGGTCGGCTCGATGGACGAAGCCATCGAGAAGGCTAAGAAGCTCTCCGCAGCTGCTTGA
- a CDS encoding F0F1 ATP synthase subunit gamma translates to MPSLKDLKNRIASVKATQKITKAMKMVAAAKLRRAQEAAEAARPYSERMATVLSNISKAMTDADSAPVLMTGTGKDQVHLLVVCTAERGLCGGFNSQIARFARDHARKLIAEGKTVKIFTVGKKGYDVLRREFASLIVERKELRDVKRIGFENADQVGRRVIEMFEAGEFDVCTLFYSEFKSVISQVPTAQQLIPASAPDAVVEDAEHSGAVYEYEPDPASILNDLIPRNISVQVFRALLENVAGEMGAKMSAMDSATRNAGEMINKLTLSYNRQRQAQITKELIEIISGAEAL, encoded by the coding sequence ATGCCTTCACTTAAGGATCTGAAAAACCGGATCGCCTCCGTCAAGGCGACGCAGAAGATAACCAAGGCGATGAAGATGGTCGCCGCGGCGAAGCTTCGGCGTGCGCAGGAGGCGGCCGAGGCCGCCCGGCCTTACTCGGAGCGCATGGCGACTGTTCTTTCGAACATCTCCAAGGCGATGACTGATGCCGACAGCGCACCAGTGCTCATGACAGGTACGGGCAAGGATCAGGTTCACCTGCTCGTTGTCTGCACTGCCGAGCGCGGCCTCTGCGGCGGCTTCAATTCGCAGATCGCGCGCTTTGCCCGAGATCATGCCCGCAAGCTCATCGCCGAGGGCAAGACCGTCAAGATCTTCACCGTCGGCAAGAAGGGCTATGACGTTCTTCGCCGCGAATTTGCTTCGCTCATCGTCGAGCGCAAGGAACTTCGCGACGTCAAGCGCATCGGCTTCGAGAATGCCGACCAGGTCGGCAGACGCGTTATCGAGATGTTCGAAGCCGGGGAATTCGACGTTTGCACGCTGTTCTACTCGGAATTCAAATCGGTCATCTCGCAGGTGCCGACGGCTCAGCAGCTTATCCCGGCTTCGGCTCCGGACGCTGTTGTTGAAGACGCCGAGCATTCGGGTGCCGTTTATGAATACGAGCCGGATCCGGCATCGATCCTGAACGACCTGATCCCGCGCAACATCTCCGTCCAGGTTTTCCGCGCGCTGCTTGAAAATGTCGCCGGCGAAATGGGCGCGAAGATGAGCGCGATGGACAGTGCGACGCGCAACGCTGGTGAGATGATCAATAAGCTGACGCTCAGCTATAACCGCCAACGTCAGGCTCAGATCACCAAGGAACTCATTGAAATCATTTCGGGCGCGGAAGCGCTCTGA
- the atpA gene encoding F0F1 ATP synthase subunit alpha, translated as MDIRAAEISAILKDQIKNFGKEAEVSEVGQVLSVGDGIARVYGLDNVQAGEMVEFPGGIRGMALNLESDNVGVVIFGSDRDIKEGDTVKRTGAIVDVPVGPELLGRVVDALGNPIDGKGPINATRRSRVDIKAPGIIPRKSVHEPMSTGLKAIDALIPVGRGQRELVIGDRQTGKTAILLDTILNQKAIHDSGPEAEKLFCVYVAVGQKRSTVAQFVKVLEERGALKYSIIVAATASDPAPMQFLAPFAGCAMGEYFRDNGQHALIGYDDLSKQAVSYRQMSLLLRRPPGREAYPGDVFYLHSRLLERAAKMSDAMGAGSLTALPVIETQGNDVSAFIPTNVISITDGQIFLETDLFYQGIRPAVNVGLSVSRVGSAAQIKAMKQVAGSIKGELAQYREMAAFAQFGSDLDAATQRLLNRGARLTELLKQPQFSPLKVEEQVAVIFAGVNGYLDKIAVAQIGKFEQALLSYLRSEGSAILDTIRTEKAISDDTKGKLVATLDTFAKSFA; from the coding sequence ATGGATATCCGCGCCGCGGAAATTTCCGCAATTCTCAAAGATCAAATTAAAAATTTCGGCAAAGAGGCGGAAGTCTCGGAAGTCGGCCAGGTGCTTTCTGTCGGTGACGGTATTGCTCGCGTTTACGGTCTGGACAACGTTCAGGCGGGTGAAATGGTCGAGTTCCCCGGTGGCATCCGCGGGATGGCTCTGAACCTCGAGTCCGATAACGTCGGTGTCGTTATCTTCGGATCCGACCGCGACATCAAGGAAGGCGACACCGTCAAGCGAACCGGCGCTATCGTTGACGTTCCGGTTGGTCCGGAACTGCTCGGCCGCGTCGTCGACGCTCTCGGCAATCCGATTGACGGTAAGGGCCCGATCAACGCGACGCGCCGTTCGCGTGTCGATATCAAGGCGCCGGGCATCATTCCGCGTAAGTCGGTTCACGAGCCGATGTCGACCGGCCTCAAGGCTATCGATGCTCTCATCCCCGTCGGCCGCGGCCAGCGCGAGCTTGTCATCGGCGACCGCCAGACCGGCAAGACCGCGATCCTTCTCGACACGATCCTGAACCAGAAGGCCATTCACGACTCCGGTCCGGAAGCTGAAAAGCTTTTTTGCGTCTACGTCGCCGTTGGCCAGAAACGCTCCACGGTTGCGCAGTTCGTCAAGGTTCTCGAAGAGCGTGGCGCCCTGAAGTATTCGATCATCGTCGCCGCGACGGCTTCTGATCCCGCTCCGATGCAGTTCCTGGCTCCATTTGCCGGCTGCGCCATGGGCGAATATTTTCGCGACAACGGCCAGCATGCGCTGATCGGTTACGACGACCTGTCCAAACAGGCCGTTTCCTACCGCCAGATGTCGCTGCTGCTGCGCCGCCCGCCGGGCCGCGAAGCCTACCCGGGCGACGTCTTTTACCTGCACTCGCGTCTCCTCGAGCGCGCTGCAAAGATGAGCGACGCAATGGGCGCCGGTTCGCTGACGGCCCTGCCGGTCATCGAAACGCAGGGCAACGACGTTTCGGCTTTCATTCCGACCAACGTGATCTCGATCACCGACGGTCAGATCTTCCTCGAAACCGATCTGTTCTATCAGGGTATCCGTCCGGCCGTTAACGTCGGTCTGTCGGTTTCCCGCGTCGGTTCTGCCGCGCAGATCAAGGCGATGAAGCAGGTTGCCGGCTCGATCAAGGGTGAACTCGCCCAGTATCGCGAAATGGCAGCCTTTGCCCAATTCGGTTCGGACCTTGACGCCGCGACGCAGCGCCTGCTGAACCGTGGTGCCCGTCTGACCGAACTCCTGAAGCAGCCGCAGTTCTCGCCGCTGAAGGTGGAAGAGCAGGTCGCGGTCATCTTCGCGGGCGTCAATGGTTACCTGGACAAGATCGCCGTCGCTCAGATCGGCAAGTTCGAGCAGGCACTGCTTTCGTACCTGCGCTCGGAAGGCTCAGCGATCCTCGACACGATCCGCACGGAGAAGGCAATCAGCGACGATACCAAGGGCAAGCTTGTGGCTACTCTCGATACCTTCGCGAAGTCTTTCGCCTGA
- a CDS encoding F0F1 ATP synthase subunit delta: protein MPVADTSQLTSGVAERYASSLFELALEEGAVESVTADLDRFQAMLDESDDLKRFVASPVFSADDQLKAIVAISEKAGIGGFVGNFLKVVARNRRLFALPGMIKAFRIIAARQRGEISAEVTSAHALSTVQETELKAALKGVTGKDVAIAVTVDPSILGGLIVKVGSRQIDTSLRTKLSTLKLALKEVG, encoded by the coding sequence GTGCCCGTGGCAGACACGTCCCAGCTTACTTCTGGTGTTGCAGAACGATATGCGTCCTCGCTGTTCGAACTGGCGCTTGAAGAGGGCGCCGTTGAGAGCGTCACTGCAGATCTCGACCGGTTCCAGGCGATGCTGGATGAGAGCGACGACCTGAAGCGCTTCGTCGCGAGCCCGGTATTCTCCGCCGACGATCAGCTCAAGGCGATCGTTGCAATCAGCGAGAAGGCCGGCATCGGCGGCTTCGTTGGTAATTTCCTGAAGGTTGTGGCGCGTAACCGCCGCCTCTTTGCCCTCCCGGGCATGATCAAGGCCTTCCGCATCATTGCTGCTCGCCAGCGTGGCGAAATTTCTGCCGAGGTTACCTCGGCCCATGCGCTGAGCACAGTGCAGGAAACCGAATTGAAGGCGGCGCTGAAGGGCGTCACCGGCAAAGACGTGGCGATTGCCGTCACGGTCGATCCGTCAATTCTTGGTGGTCTGATCGTGAAGGTCGGGTCCCGTCAGATTGATACGTCGCTTCGTACCAAACTTTCTACCCTCAAGCTTGCATTGAAAGAGGTTGGCTGA